From Stenotrophomonas nitritireducens, the proteins below share one genomic window:
- a CDS encoding FecR/PupR family sigma factor regulator, whose product MKPNPLRVVEDADPVRTEAAARFARLHGDELSEADLAAHEAWLAADPSHRLAFERVERT is encoded by the coding sequence ATGAAACCGAACCCATTGCGTGTTGTTGAAGACGCCGATCCGGTCCGCACCGAAGCGGCTGCCAGGTTCGCGCGCCTGCATGGCGACGAGCTGAGCGAGGCCGACCTGGCAGCGCATGAGGCTTGGCTGGCAGCGGATCCGTCGCACCGGCTGGCTTTTGAACGGGTCGAACGCACCTAG